A part of Curtobacterium sp. MCLR17_036 genomic DNA contains:
- a CDS encoding OsmC family protein translates to MHDHSYEVSVRWTGDRGTGTSGHRDFGRDHVVSAAGHPDVPGSADPTFRGDRDRWNPEEMVVAALAQCHMLSYLHVAVTQGFTVVDYRDTATASLRLNRDGSGELTEATLHPVVTILEADRVADAEAAHVTANALCFIARSVAFPVHHQAETIVRPASSSADSSTGGAD, encoded by the coding sequence GTGCACGACCACTCCTACGAGGTCTCCGTCCGGTGGACCGGCGACCGCGGCACCGGCACGTCCGGTCACCGCGACTTCGGGCGCGACCACGTCGTGTCCGCCGCGGGCCACCCGGACGTGCCCGGGTCGGCGGACCCGACGTTCCGCGGCGACCGGGACCGCTGGAACCCCGAGGAGATGGTCGTCGCCGCCCTCGCGCAGTGCCACATGCTCAGCTACCTGCACGTCGCGGTCACGCAGGGCTTCACGGTCGTCGACTACCGCGACACCGCGACGGCGTCGCTGCGGCTCAACCGGGACGGCTCCGGCGAGCTCACCGAGGCGACCCTGCACCCCGTGGTCACGATCCTCGAGGCCGACCGGGTGGCGGACGCCGAGGCCGCCCACGTCACGGCCAACGCCCTGTGCTTCATCGCCCGTTCGGTGGCGTTCCCGGTCCACCACCAGGCCGAGACGATCGTCCGACCTGCGTCGTCGTCAGCGGACTCGTCGACCGGTGGGGCAGACTAG
- a CDS encoding asparaginase, translating into MTVSHGVRTDRHPLTAEGSVELAVLDRSGFDESRHVGAGVVVDASGTVLDSVGDATASIYPRSTMKPFQALAVRGAGALFSDEELVLTTASHAGTVAHQALARHMLESFDHVEADLGCPPDMPFDRATARTMDGPRRLAMNCSGKHAGMLAACRVNGWDEATYLDVTHPMQERVRSVVQEYTHETVDVVGTDGCGAPVFPLTLTGLARGFAGVVARADSDSAALTDAVLAHPWAIDGIGRANTVTIERLGVLAKLGAEGVMVMGLPGGAAVAVKMLDGSARAGTLAALTLLERNGLVDAEGVADVVAATGEQVLGGGVPVGAVRVGAGLR; encoded by the coding sequence ATGACGGTGAGCCACGGAGTCCGCACTGATCGCCATCCTCTCACCGCCGAGGGGTCGGTCGAGCTCGCGGTGCTCGACCGCTCCGGCTTCGACGAGAGCCGCCACGTCGGCGCCGGCGTCGTCGTCGACGCCTCGGGCACGGTCCTCGACTCGGTGGGCGACGCCACCGCCAGCATCTACCCCCGCTCGACGATGAAGCCGTTCCAGGCGCTCGCCGTGCGCGGCGCCGGCGCGCTGTTCTCCGACGAGGAACTCGTGCTCACCACCGCGAGCCACGCCGGCACCGTCGCACACCAGGCGCTCGCCCGGCACATGCTCGAGTCCTTCGACCACGTCGAGGCCGACCTCGGCTGCCCGCCGGACATGCCCTTCGACCGCGCGACCGCACGCACCATGGACGGCCCGCGCCGCCTGGCGATGAACTGCTCGGGGAAGCACGCCGGCATGCTCGCCGCGTGCCGGGTCAACGGATGGGACGAGGCGACCTACCTCGACGTGACCCACCCGATGCAGGAGCGCGTCCGCAGCGTCGTGCAGGAGTACACGCACGAGACCGTCGACGTCGTCGGGACCGACGGCTGCGGCGCGCCGGTGTTCCCGCTGACGCTCACCGGGCTCGCACGGGGCTTCGCCGGGGTCGTCGCGCGGGCCGACAGCGACTCGGCGGCGCTCACCGACGCGGTCCTGGCGCACCCGTGGGCCATCGACGGCATCGGCCGGGCGAACACCGTCACGATCGAGCGGCTCGGGGTGCTCGCGAAGCTCGGCGCCGAGGGCGTCATGGTGATGGGACTGCCCGGCGGTGCTGCGGTGGCCGTGAAGATGCTCGACGGCTCGGCGCGGGCGGGCACGCTCGCCGCGCTGACGCTGCTGGAGCGGAACGGCCTCGTCGACGCCGAGGGTGTGGCGGACGTCGTGGCGGCCACCGGCGAGCAGGTGCTCGGCGGCGGCGTGCCGGTCGGCGCGGTGCGGGTGGGTGCGGGTCTGCGCTGA
- a CDS encoding transglutaminaseTgpA domain-containing protein, with product MSAAPVVEPTAPERARRTTRRSDRRDARRAAPLRLAGSTLVVWLLLAVASTSWWPVYRDQAMVAAAVTAIVAGTLVALLGAVFRLPAAVVAVAGVAAFTLTGVPAAVPDRAAGLLPTGPGLLDLFAGVALGWKQLVTISLPVGSYEALLVPYFVTLLVAAVTSVSVATRASRPELASIPALVLFAVGVVVGPTRLDTSVLTAVVLVGIALVWALTVRHARRAVAVATTIGTRVPLVRSVVRPALVGTGTIVAAAVVATGLGLVAPPTVGRTVARTDVVKPFDPRDHVSPLSGFRAYEEPAAADTAQLRVTGLPEDGFVRIATLDTYDGVVYRVGGADGSSASGTFERVPTSVDVRGVDGTTVRVGVTVDGYSGVWLPTVGDLERVEFTGRGAESERGAFFYNASTQTGAVVGGVGDGTSYDLTAVVPDQPTQEQLAAARPGTASVPATRDVPEAVRDTVESTTRGETAPGAKLLAALQSLKRNGYVSHGVGDDRMSRSGHGADRIQELLTAPLMIGDQEQYAAAAALMADELGFPARVVMGFSAGGDSGADRGDAGTSGGTTTFRGSDVTARIEVDTAQWGWVMLDPNPTVREIPDEQQQTPQPVTRPETVVPPPPVTQQDQDQQAPPQTDRNTPPVQPLWLQILLAALPWVLGVLGLAALVLLPFAVIVLVKRARRRRRRRAPTPRGRVVGAWDEYRDALLDRGHDVSRSATRREAVAGAPGDGGTGLAALADRAVFGPSDVDESVADRMWSATDDAIGSLRTGRNRRERFRTAVSLRSLRGRRPPRGRTRQGARGRGDYDGPRPGERRAGPSEDRGTP from the coding sequence ATGAGCGCAGCACCCGTGGTCGAGCCGACCGCGCCGGAGCGCGCACGGCGCACCACCCGGCGTTCCGACCGCCGGGACGCCCGCCGTGCCGCACCGCTCCGGTTGGCCGGCAGCACCCTGGTCGTCTGGCTCCTGCTCGCCGTGGCGAGCACGTCCTGGTGGCCGGTCTACCGCGACCAGGCGATGGTCGCCGCGGCGGTCACCGCGATCGTCGCCGGCACGCTCGTCGCCCTGCTCGGCGCCGTCTTCCGGCTGCCCGCTGCGGTGGTCGCCGTCGCCGGCGTCGCGGCGTTCACCCTGACCGGCGTGCCGGCCGCGGTGCCCGACCGGGCGGCCGGTCTGCTGCCCACCGGTCCCGGGCTCCTCGACCTCTTCGCCGGCGTCGCGCTCGGCTGGAAGCAGCTGGTGACCATCAGCCTGCCGGTCGGGTCGTACGAGGCGCTCCTCGTGCCGTACTTCGTGACGCTCCTGGTGGCGGCGGTGACGTCCGTGAGCGTGGCGACCCGTGCCTCCCGACCGGAGCTCGCGAGCATCCCGGCACTGGTGCTGTTCGCGGTCGGCGTGGTCGTCGGACCGACCCGTCTCGACACGTCCGTGCTGACCGCGGTGGTGCTCGTGGGGATCGCCCTGGTGTGGGCGCTGACCGTCCGCCACGCGCGACGCGCGGTGGCCGTCGCGACCACCATCGGCACGAGGGTCCCGCTCGTGCGGTCCGTCGTGCGGCCGGCGCTCGTGGGGACGGGCACCATCGTCGCCGCTGCGGTCGTCGCGACCGGACTCGGTCTCGTGGCGCCGCCCACCGTGGGGCGCACCGTGGCGCGGACCGACGTCGTGAAGCCCTTCGACCCGCGCGACCACGTCAGCCCGCTCAGCGGTTTCCGGGCCTACGAGGAGCCGGCCGCCGCGGACACCGCGCAGCTGCGGGTGACCGGGCTCCCCGAGGACGGGTTCGTGCGCATCGCCACCCTCGACACGTACGACGGCGTCGTCTACCGGGTGGGGGGTGCCGACGGGTCGTCGGCGTCGGGCACCTTCGAGCGGGTGCCGACCTCGGTCGACGTGCGCGGGGTCGACGGCACCACCGTGCGCGTCGGCGTGACCGTCGACGGGTACAGCGGCGTGTGGCTGCCGACGGTGGGCGACCTCGAGCGGGTCGAGTTCACCGGTCGCGGCGCGGAGTCCGAGCGCGGAGCGTTCTTCTACAACGCGTCGACGCAGACCGGAGCCGTGGTGGGCGGGGTCGGTGACGGCACGTCGTACGACCTGACCGCCGTGGTGCCCGACCAGCCGACCCAGGAGCAGCTCGCCGCGGCGCGACCGGGCACCGCGTCGGTGCCGGCGACCCGGGACGTCCCGGAGGCCGTGCGGGACACCGTCGAGTCGACGACCCGCGGTGAGACCGCGCCCGGCGCGAAGCTCCTGGCCGCGCTGCAGTCGCTCAAGCGCAACGGGTACGTCAGCCACGGGGTCGGCGACGACCGGATGAGTCGTTCGGGCCACGGTGCCGACCGGATCCAGGAGCTCCTCACCGCGCCGCTGATGATCGGTGACCAGGAGCAGTACGCCGCCGCCGCGGCGCTGATGGCCGACGAGCTGGGGTTCCCCGCGCGCGTCGTGATGGGGTTCAGCGCCGGCGGCGACTCCGGGGCCGACCGCGGCGACGCGGGCACGAGCGGCGGCACGACGACGTTCCGCGGCTCGGACGTGACGGCGCGCATCGAGGTGGACACCGCGCAGTGGGGATGGGTCATGCTCGACCCGAACCCGACCGTGCGCGAGATCCCGGACGAGCAGCAGCAGACCCCGCAGCCCGTGACCCGGCCGGAGACGGTGGTGCCGCCGCCCCCCGTCACCCAGCAGGACCAGGACCAGCAGGCCCCGCCGCAGACCGACCGCAACACGCCGCCGGTGCAGCCGCTGTGGCTGCAGATCCTGCTCGCCGCGTTGCCGTGGGTGCTCGGCGTGCTCGGCCTCGCGGCGCTCGTGCTGCTGCCGTTCGCGGTGATCGTGCTCGTGAAGCGCGCACGGCGCCGCCGCCGCCGTCGCGCGCCGACGCCGCGCGGCCGTGTCGTCGGCGCGTGGGACGAGTACCGCGACGCGCTGCTCGACCGCGGGCACGACGTGTCCCGGTCGGCGACGCGACGCGAAGCGGTGGCGGGCGCTCCCGGCGACGGCGGGACCGGCCTCGCCGCCCTCGCCGACCGCGCGGTCTTCGGTCCGAGCGACGTCGACGAGTCGGTCGCCGACCGGATGTGGTCGGCGACGGACGACGCGATCGGCAGTCTCCGGACCGGACGGAACCGACGGGAACGGTTCCGCACCGCCGTCTCGCTGCGGTCGCTCCGGGGACGGCGACCCCCTCGTGGGCGCACCCGGCAGGGTGCTCGGGGACGCGGCGACTACGATGGGCCGAGGCCCGGCGAGCGTCGTGCAGGGCCGAGTGAGGACAGAGGCACCCCGTGA
- a CDS encoding DUF58 domain-containing protein yields MTNVRSRIVGDREGVAADAVVGVVRAWATVWRLVTRSWGEVSSVVTGLGWTVAALTLVAFVTGYRFGLREIVVVGFAGAVLVVVAAVALIGRSRLVIRMRLPQHRVAVGDAAGVVVTAENPSRLPSVPTTVEVPVGSGLVDVAVPAIGPQGTFEREVPVPTLRRGVLDVGPVTGVRADPVGLVRREVVWTAREQVIVHPRTIAIPSTSTGLVRDLEGQATTDLSPADIAFHAIREYMPGDDPRTIHWKSTAKSGALMVRQFEDTRRSHLVVALGTARAEFGDDDEFELAVSAAASLGARAIRDGREVSVVVSERTPEFARRAVYAVRSLPTVTPTRLLDDFASVGLADACLPVSEVARIVGNDAEGISVAFLVVGSTVGLPALRLAATRFPVGVEVVAVICEPEAQPRFLRVAGLTVMTIGYLDDLRHALHRSAAAA; encoded by the coding sequence ATGACCAACGTCCGGTCCCGGATCGTCGGGGACCGCGAGGGCGTGGCAGCGGATGCCGTCGTCGGCGTCGTCCGCGCCTGGGCGACGGTCTGGAGGCTCGTCACGCGTTCCTGGGGCGAGGTCTCGTCGGTCGTCACCGGGCTCGGCTGGACGGTCGCCGCGCTCACGCTCGTCGCGTTCGTGACGGGCTACCGGTTCGGGCTGCGCGAGATCGTGGTCGTCGGGTTCGCCGGTGCGGTGCTGGTGGTCGTCGCGGCCGTCGCGCTCATCGGCCGGTCACGGCTGGTGATCCGGATGCGGCTGCCGCAGCACCGGGTGGCCGTCGGCGACGCCGCTGGCGTGGTGGTCACCGCGGAGAACCCCTCGCGACTGCCCTCCGTGCCGACGACCGTCGAGGTGCCCGTCGGTTCCGGTCTGGTCGACGTCGCCGTCCCCGCGATCGGCCCGCAGGGCACGTTCGAGCGCGAGGTGCCGGTGCCGACCCTGCGCCGCGGCGTGCTCGACGTCGGTCCGGTGACCGGCGTCCGCGCCGACCCGGTCGGGCTGGTCCGTCGCGAGGTCGTCTGGACGGCCCGCGAGCAGGTCATCGTGCACCCGCGGACCATCGCGATCCCGTCGACGAGCACCGGTCTGGTGCGGGACCTCGAGGGACAGGCGACCACCGACCTCTCGCCGGCGGACATCGCGTTCCACGCCATCCGCGAGTACATGCCGGGCGACGACCCTCGCACGATCCACTGGAAGTCGACGGCGAAGTCCGGCGCGCTGATGGTGCGCCAGTTCGAGGACACCCGCCGCTCGCACCTCGTCGTCGCACTGGGCACGGCGCGCGCCGAGTTCGGTGACGACGACGAGTTCGAGCTCGCCGTCAGCGCCGCCGCCTCGCTCGGCGCACGGGCGATCCGCGACGGCCGCGAGGTCTCCGTCGTGGTCTCCGAACGGACGCCCGAGTTCGCACGGCGCGCGGTCTACGCGGTGCGGTCCCTGCCGACGGTCACGCCGACGCGCCTGCTCGACGACTTCGCGTCCGTCGGCCTCGCCGACGCCTGCCTGCCGGTCTCCGAGGTCGCGCGGATCGTCGGCAACGACGCCGAGGGGATCTCGGTCGCCTTCCTGGTGGTTGGGTCGACCGTCGGGCTGCCGGCGCTCCGGCTCGCGGCCACGCGCTTCCCGGTGGGGGTCGAGGTCGTCGCGGTGATCTGCGAGCCGGAGGCGCAGCCCCGGTTCCTGCGGGTCGCCGGCCTGACGGTGATGACCATCGGCTACCTGGACGACCTCCGGCACGCGCTGCACCGATCGGCAGCGGCCGCATGA
- a CDS encoding zinc-ribbon domain-containing protein, whose translation MIRCEHCGSMLPDGAIFCGECGRAVTAAASRRPVAQPPVEQTPPPPLQQPDAHGRRSDPAADAWLPEATLDPATRAWLTGSDRPGSGAVPVQRPDDFAPRQAPSHVHGADSGLAERGAPNPQSAEPSLDPADHHSEPIPGADLADDPERTRLAPPASAAAPTDAPAADHGVPASVWAPPADVAPPAAPAGPSWWVGRGNAAEPEVVADPVVPPVPPVPPVPPVRGPADDEAAGASAEHGPGDDQSDGAGIEGLRVPAPAAESTDDGDAQSGHAVVPAADGPVASPPQPGDTAVVEPLVDRRPLRPAPLVTPGMHATTTCHVCGHQLEPDDIFCGECGAVRPAVTAAFTGPVVPLPMARPDWAADDEAEVVDDASADATGGGAEDTDGDPDGDDADADSDDGGATDGAGADGAPTAADDEFADSGPRLRPRGVHAAPSLSPDAFPSAPATTPPGSATVPSAAPSAAPLAAPLPPIPGAPGAIPPMPGASVDAPHGPVTPDPASLVSSANDDGLGQDGLGDDGLGDDVEETRIVGQAPVQAPFVLHFSTGERFGVHGTGLLGRLPRPQPGERFDDLLTVHDPGKSVSKIHLELGRDGDDLWVSDRFSGNGTVVRHIDGSIRRCEPGRRYRVERGARVDIGEQFFLVQ comes from the coding sequence GTGATCAGATGCGAACACTGCGGATCGATGCTCCCGGACGGGGCGATCTTCTGCGGTGAGTGCGGCCGCGCGGTGACCGCCGCGGCCAGCCGTCGCCCGGTCGCCCAGCCCCCCGTTGAACAGACACCGCCGCCACCGCTGCAGCAGCCCGACGCGCACGGCCGCCGCTCCGACCCCGCCGCCGACGCCTGGCTCCCCGAGGCCACGCTCGACCCGGCGACGCGCGCCTGGTTGACCGGCTCCGACCGTCCGGGCAGCGGTGCCGTCCCCGTCCAGCGACCCGACGACTTCGCCCCCCGGCAGGCACCCTCGCACGTCCACGGAGCCGACTCCGGGTTGGCGGAGCGCGGTGCGCCGAACCCGCAGAGCGCCGAGCCCTCGCTGGACCCCGCCGACCACCACTCCGAGCCCATCCCCGGCGCGGACCTCGCCGACGATCCCGAGCGGACCCGCCTGGCGCCCCCCGCGTCGGCTGCCGCCCCGACGGACGCTCCCGCGGCCGACCACGGCGTCCCGGCATCGGTGTGGGCGCCCCCGGCGGACGTCGCACCGCCGGCCGCGCCGGCCGGTCCCTCGTGGTGGGTGGGTCGCGGCAACGCCGCCGAACCCGAGGTCGTCGCCGACCCCGTCGTCCCCCCGGTGCCGCCCGTCCCGCCGGTGCCGCCCGTCCGCGGTCCCGCCGACGACGAGGCCGCCGGAGCATCCGCCGAGCACGGCCCGGGCGACGACCAGTCCGACGGTGCCGGCATCGAGGGCCTGCGCGTCCCCGCTCCGGCCGCCGAGTCGACGGACGACGGCGACGCGCAGTCGGGCCACGCCGTCGTGCCCGCTGCGGACGGCCCGGTCGCGTCGCCGCCGCAGCCCGGTGACACCGCGGTCGTCGAACCCCTGGTCGACCGCCGACCGCTCCGTCCGGCTCCGCTGGTCACCCCGGGCATGCACGCCACGACGACCTGCCACGTGTGCGGACACCAGCTCGAGCCCGACGACATCTTCTGCGGTGAGTGCGGCGCGGTCCGCCCGGCCGTGACCGCCGCCTTCACCGGACCGGTCGTCCCACTGCCGATGGCGCGTCCGGACTGGGCTGCCGACGACGAGGCCGAGGTCGTCGACGATGCGTCCGCGGACGCCACCGGCGGGGGTGCGGAAGACACCGACGGCGACCCGGACGGTGACGACGCGGACGCGGACAGCGACGACGGCGGCGCCACCGACGGCGCCGGAGCGGACGGCGCCCCGACCGCGGCGGACGACGAGTTCGCGGACTCCGGGCCGCGCCTCCGCCCGCGCGGGGTGCACGCCGCCCCGAGCCTGTCCCCGGACGCCTTCCCCTCGGCGCCGGCGACCACGCCGCCGGGATCGGCGACCGTGCCCTCCGCGGCACCGTCGGCTGCGCCGCTCGCCGCGCCGCTGCCCCCGATCCCGGGTGCCCCGGGAGCGATCCCGCCGATGCCGGGTGCTTCCGTCGACGCCCCGCACGGGCCGGTCACGCCGGACCCGGCGTCCCTGGTGTCCAGCGCGAACGACGACGGCCTCGGGCAAGACGGTCTCGGGGACGACGGTCTCGGTGATGACGTCGAGGAGACCCGCATCGTCGGGCAGGCTCCGGTCCAGGCCCCCTTCGTGCTGCACTTCAGCACCGGTGAGCGCTTCGGCGTGCACGGCACGGGGCTGCTCGGCCGCCTGCCCCGCCCGCAGCCGGGCGAGCGGTTCGACGACCTGCTGACCGTGCACGACCCCGGCAAGTCGGTGTCGAAGATCCACCTGGAGCTCGGTCGTGACGGCGACGACCTCTGGGTGTCGGACCGCTTCTCGGGTAACGGGACCGTGGTCCGGCACATCGACGGTTCGATCCGTCGGTGCGAACCGGGCCGTCGGTACCGGGTCGAGCGTGGTGCCCGGGTCGACATCGGGGAGCAGTTCTTCCTGGTGCAGTAG
- a CDS encoding MoxR family ATPase produces the protein MSMTPEQATWFADVAGRIVTNVEQVLLGKTFVIRLAVTAMLSEGHLLLEDVPGTGKTSLARAMAQSVQGTTNRIQFTPDLLPGDITGISVYDQRTQEFDFHRGPVFANIVLADEINRASPKTQSALLEAMEESAITVDGVNHRLAAPFMVIATQNPVEQAGTYRLPEAQLDRFLMKTSIGYPDHAATVKILETSSAPSASVPLASVVPAATITEMAALARSVHVDAVIADYVARLVDATRSASEVRLGVSVRGAMGLIRAARVFAALNGRHYVTPDDVKALAVPVLAHRLVLDAEAEFDGVSSPSVIAQLLVETPPPADRVTT, from the coding sequence ATGAGCATGACCCCGGAGCAGGCCACCTGGTTCGCCGACGTCGCCGGCCGCATCGTGACCAACGTCGAGCAGGTGCTCCTCGGGAAGACGTTCGTGATCCGCCTCGCGGTCACGGCGATGCTCAGCGAGGGCCACCTGCTGCTCGAGGACGTCCCCGGAACCGGCAAGACCAGCCTCGCCCGGGCGATGGCGCAGAGCGTGCAGGGCACGACGAACCGGATCCAGTTCACGCCGGACCTGCTGCCCGGCGACATCACGGGCATCAGTGTGTACGACCAGCGCACCCAGGAGTTCGACTTCCACCGCGGGCCGGTGTTCGCGAACATCGTGCTCGCCGACGAGATCAACCGGGCGAGCCCGAAGACCCAGTCCGCCCTGCTCGAGGCGATGGAGGAGTCCGCGATCACCGTCGACGGCGTGAACCACCGGCTCGCCGCCCCGTTCATGGTCATCGCCACGCAGAACCCCGTCGAGCAGGCCGGCACGTACCGTCTGCCCGAGGCGCAGCTCGACCGCTTCCTCATGAAGACCTCGATCGGCTACCCGGACCACGCCGCGACGGTGAAGATCCTCGAGACGTCCTCGGCACCCTCGGCCTCGGTGCCGCTCGCGAGCGTCGTCCCCGCGGCGACGATCACCGAGATGGCCGCGCTCGCCCGCTCGGTGCACGTCGACGCCGTGATCGCCGACTACGTGGCACGGCTCGTCGACGCCACCCGCTCGGCCAGCGAGGTCCGCCTCGGCGTCAGCGTGCGTGGCGCGATGGGCCTCATCCGGGCCGCCCGGGTGTTCGCGGCGCTGAACGGCCGTCACTACGTCACGCCGGACGACGTCAAGGCCCTCGCCGTGCCCGTGCTCGCGCACCGGCTCGTGCTCGACGCCGAGGCCGAGTTCGACGGCGTCAGCTCGCCGAGCGTGATCGCGCAGCTCCTGGTCGAGACCCCGCCGCCGGCCGACCGGGTCACGACGTGA